A section of the Pseudomonas prosekii genome encodes:
- the minE gene encoding cell division topological specificity factor MinE — MNLFDFFRASKKVSTASVAKERLQIIVAHERGQRSTPDYLPALQKELVEVIRKYVNIGSDDVHVALENQGSCSILELNITLPDR, encoded by the coding sequence ATGAATCTTTTTGACTTCTTTCGTGCCAGTAAAAAGGTTAGTACCGCGTCGGTAGCGAAAGAGCGTCTACAGATCATCGTGGCGCATGAACGCGGCCAACGCAGTACCCCGGATTACCTGCCAGCCTTGCAGAAGGAACTGGTGGAAGTGATCCGCAAGTACGTCAATATCGGGTCCGATGACGTGCACGTCGCCCTGGAAAACCAGGGTAGCTGCTCGATTCTGGAACTCAATATCACCCTGCCGGATCGCTAG
- a CDS encoding RluA family pseudouridine synthase yields MPLSNIQIIHQDAAVLVVNKPTLLLSVPGRADDNKDCLITRLQENGYPEARIVHRLDWETSGIILLARDPDTHRELSRQFHDRETEKAYTALCWGQPELDSGSIDLPLRYDPPTKPRHVVDHEFGKNALTFWRVLERCGDWCRVELTPITGRSHQLRVHMLSIGHPLLGDGLYAHEQALAAWPRLCLHASMLSFTQPQTGERLRFECPAPF; encoded by the coding sequence ATGCCGTTGTCGAACATCCAGATCATTCATCAGGACGCCGCCGTTCTGGTGGTGAACAAACCGACCCTGTTGCTCTCCGTGCCTGGCCGGGCCGATGACAACAAGGACTGCCTGATTACCCGTCTGCAAGAAAACGGCTACCCGGAAGCGCGCATCGTCCATCGGCTGGATTGGGAAACCTCCGGCATCATTCTGCTGGCCCGCGACCCGGACACGCACCGCGAATTGTCTCGACAGTTTCACGACCGCGAAACCGAAAAAGCCTACACCGCGCTGTGCTGGGGCCAACCGGAGCTGGACAGCGGCAGCATCGATTTGCCGTTGCGCTACGATCCGCCGACCAAACCCCGGCATGTGGTCGATCACGAATTCGGCAAGAATGCCCTGACGTTCTGGCGCGTGCTGGAACGTTGCGGAGACTGGTGCCGCGTGGAGCTGACGCCGATCACCGGCCGCTCGCATCAGTTGCGTGTGCACATGCTGTCGATCGGCCATCCGCTGCTCGGCGACGGCCTCTACGCCCACGAACAGGCTTTGGCTGCCTGGCCGCGCCTGTGTTTGCACGCGAGCATGCTGAGCTTCACCCAGCCGCAAACCGGCGAACGCCTGCGCTTCGAATGCCCCGCACCGTTCTGA
- a CDS encoding M18 family aminopeptidase produces MREELNQGLIDFLKASPTPFHATASLVQRLEAAGFSRLDEREPWAVETNGRYYVTRNDSSIVAFKMGRHSPLHGGIRMVGAHTDSPCLRVKPQPELQRQGFWQLGVEVYGGALLAPWFDRDLSLAGRVTFRRDGKVESQLIDFKAPIATIPNLAIHLNREANMGWAINAQTELPPILAQFAGDERVDFRAVLTDQLAREHGLNADVVLDYELSFYDTQSAAVIGLHGDFIAGARLDNLLSCYAGLQALLTTETDETCVFVANDHEEVGSCSACGADGPMLEQTLRRLLPEGDEFVRTIQKSLLISADNAHGVHPNYAEKHDANHGPKLNAGPVIKVNSNQRYATNSETAGFFRHLCMAEEVPVQSFVVRSDMGCGSTIGPITASHLGVRTVDIGLPTFAMHSIRELCGSHDLAHLVKVLSAFYTCRELP; encoded by the coding sequence ATGCGCGAAGAGTTGAACCAAGGCCTGATCGACTTCCTCAAGGCCTCCCCTACCCCGTTTCATGCCACTGCCAGCCTTGTTCAGCGCTTGGAAGCGGCGGGTTTCTCGCGTCTTGACGAGCGTGAACCGTGGGCCGTCGAAACCAACGGTCGTTACTACGTCACCCGCAATGATTCCTCGATTGTCGCCTTCAAAATGGGCCGTCACTCGCCCCTGCACGGCGGCATTCGCATGGTCGGCGCTCACACCGACAGCCCGTGCCTGCGGGTCAAACCGCAACCGGAACTGCAACGCCAGGGCTTCTGGCAGTTGGGCGTCGAAGTCTATGGCGGCGCGCTGCTGGCACCGTGGTTCGACCGCGACCTGTCGCTGGCCGGCCGCGTGACCTTCCGCCGCGATGGCAAAGTCGAAAGCCAATTGATCGACTTCAAGGCGCCGATCGCGACCATTCCCAACTTGGCCATTCACCTCAACCGTGAAGCCAACATGGGTTGGGCGATCAACGCACAAACCGAACTGCCGCCGATCCTCGCGCAATTTGCCGGTGACGAACGCGTGGACTTCCGCGCCGTGCTCACCGATCAACTGGCGCGCGAACACGGACTGAACGCCGACGTGGTGCTTGATTACGAGCTGAGCTTTTACGACACGCAAAGCGCTGCAGTGATTGGTTTGCACGGCGATTTCATTGCCGGCGCGCGCCTCGACAACTTGCTGTCGTGCTACGCCGGCCTGCAAGCGTTGCTGACCACCGAAACCGACGAAACCTGCGTGTTTGTCGCCAACGACCACGAAGAAGTCGGCTCCTGCTCGGCGTGCGGCGCCGACGGCCCGATGCTTGAGCAGACGCTGCGCCGCTTGTTGCCGGAAGGTGACGAGTTCGTCCGCACAATCCAGAAATCGCTGCTGATTTCCGCCGACAACGCCCACGGCGTACACCCCAACTACGCCGAGAAACACGACGCCAACCACGGCCCGAAACTCAACGCCGGCCCGGTGATCAAGGTCAACAGCAACCAGCGCTACGCCACCAACAGCGAAACCGCCGGGTTCTTCCGCCATCTGTGCATGGCCGAAGAAGTGCCGGTGCAAAGCTTCGTGGTGCGCAGCGACATGGGCTGCGGCTCGACCATCGGCCCGATCACCGCCAGCCACCTCGGCGTGCGCACCGTGGACATCGGCCTGCCGACGTTCGCCATGCACTCGATCCGCGAACTGTGCGGCAGCCACGACCTGGCGCATCTGGTCAAAGTCCTGAGCGCGTTCTACACCTGCCGCGAGTTGCCGTAG
- a CDS encoding mechanosensitive ion channel family protein, with protein MFARLFALPCFLLICLMTLLPIAPAQAVGLPGLLNNSSKTQPEAQAPLGQSLDEVIKSLENDQQRTKLLADLKKLRDVTKKAQPTAEEGVLGLIGGTLASFESKFSGADSPVTRWSTEFELAKEEFSALMLPANEWLPIIFAFAMILMVWSLLAAALIWISHRVRMRFGLTEELPQHPKALDMLRFALRKLGPWLIALVMTVYMSYALPSSLGKSLAMVLAYALVVGTCFSAICVIAFSVLDGPHRHRALYILRHQAFRPLWLIGSFAAFGEALSDPRLVASLGTHLAHTAATIANVMAALSTGLFILRFRRPIAHLIRNQPLSRRLTRRALSDTIDILGTFWYVPALVLVCISLFATFFSAGDTSTALRQSLICTVLLVLCMVINGLVRRHSLKPQRGVKRHALYSDRLKSFCYTLAHLFVWLVFIELGLRVWGMSLISFTEGEGHEVSVKLFSLAGTLIFAWLIWILSDTAVHHALTRSRKGLANARAQTMMPLIRNVLFVAIFIIALIVALANMGMNVTPLLAGAGVIGLAIGFGAQSLVADLITGLFIIIEDSLAIDDYVDVGGHLGTVEGLTIRTVRLRDIDGIVHTIPFSEIKSIKNYSREFGYAIFRVAVPYNMEIDEAIKLMREVGQKMRTDPLQRRNIWSPLEIQGVESFESGSAILRARFKTAPIKQWEVSRAFNLSLKRHLDEAGLDLATPRMSVQVITAGGGVQKE; from the coding sequence GTGTTCGCTCGTCTTTTTGCCCTGCCTTGTTTCCTCCTCATCTGCCTCATGACGTTGCTGCCGATCGCGCCTGCCCAGGCCGTCGGTTTGCCCGGCCTGCTCAACAACTCGTCGAAAACCCAACCCGAAGCCCAGGCACCGCTGGGGCAATCGCTCGACGAAGTGATCAAGTCGCTGGAAAACGATCAACAACGCACCAAGCTGCTCGCCGATCTGAAAAAGCTCCGCGACGTCACCAAAAAAGCCCAACCAACCGCCGAAGAAGGCGTGCTGGGCTTGATCGGCGGCACGCTCGCCAGTTTCGAAAGCAAATTTTCCGGAGCCGACAGCCCGGTCACGCGCTGGTCCACGGAATTTGAGCTGGCCAAGGAAGAATTCTCCGCGCTGATGCTCCCGGCCAACGAATGGCTGCCGATCATTTTTGCCTTCGCGATGATCCTGATGGTCTGGAGCCTGCTCGCCGCCGCGCTGATCTGGATCAGCCACCGCGTGCGCATGCGCTTCGGCCTCACCGAAGAATTGCCGCAACACCCCAAAGCCCTCGACATGCTGCGCTTCGCCCTGCGCAAGCTCGGGCCGTGGCTGATTGCGCTGGTGATGACGGTTTACATGAGCTACGCGCTGCCGTCCTCGCTGGGCAAAAGCCTGGCGATGGTGCTGGCGTATGCGCTGGTGGTCGGCACCTGTTTCTCGGCGATCTGCGTGATTGCGTTCTCCGTGCTCGACGGCCCGCACCGCCATCGCGCCTTGTACATCCTGCGTCATCAGGCGTTCCGGCCGCTGTGGCTGATCGGCAGTTTCGCCGCGTTCGGTGAAGCCCTGAGCGACCCGCGACTGGTCGCCAGCCTCGGCACGCACCTGGCTCACACCGCCGCGACCATCGCCAATGTCATGGCCGCGCTGTCCACCGGGCTGTTCATCCTGCGCTTCCGCCGCCCGATCGCGCACCTGATCCGCAACCAGCCGTTGTCGCGACGCCTGACCCGCCGCGCCCTCAGCGACACCATCGATATCCTCGGAACGTTCTGGTACGTACCGGCGCTGGTGCTGGTGTGCATTTCGCTGTTTGCGACATTCTTCTCGGCCGGCGACACCAGCACCGCGTTGCGCCAATCGCTGATCTGCACCGTGCTGCTGGTGTTGTGCATGGTCATCAATGGCCTGGTGCGCCGCCATTCACTGAAGCCGCAACGCGGGGTGAAACGCCACGCGCTGTATTCCGACCGACTGAAAAGCTTCTGCTACACCCTCGCGCATTTGTTCGTGTGGCTGGTGTTCATCGAGCTCGGTTTGCGCGTCTGGGGCATGTCGCTGATTTCCTTCACCGAGGGCGAAGGGCATGAAGTCAGTGTCAAACTGTTCAGCCTCGCCGGTACGCTGATTTTTGCCTGGCTGATCTGGATTCTCAGCGACACCGCCGTGCACCACGCCCTCACCCGTTCGCGCAAAGGCCTGGCCAACGCGCGGGCGCAAACGATGATGCCGCTGATCCGCAACGTGCTGTTCGTGGCGATTTTCATCATCGCGCTGATCGTCGCGCTGGCGAACATGGGCATGAACGTCACGCCACTGCTGGCGGGTGCCGGTGTGATCGGTCTGGCCATCGGTTTCGGCGCGCAATCGCTGGTTGCCGACTTGATCACCGGCCTGTTCATCATCATCGAAGACTCGCTGGCCATCGACGACTACGTGGACGTCGGCGGCCACCTCGGCACCGTCGAAGGCCTGACTATCCGCACCGTGCGCCTGCGCGACATCGACGGCATCGTCCACACCATCCCGTTCAGCGAAATCAAAAGCATCAAGAACTACTCGCGCGAATTCGGCTACGCGATTTTCCGCGTGGCGGTGCCGTACAACATGGAAATCGACGAGGCGATCAAACTGATGCGCGAGGTCGGCCAGAAAATGCGCACCGACCCGCTGCAACGCCGCAACATCTGGTCACCGCTGGAGATTCAAGGCGTCGAGAGTTTCGAGTCCGGCAGCGCGATTCTGCGGGCGCGGTTCAAGACGGCGCCGATCAAACAGTGGGAAGTGTCGCGCGCGTTCAACTTGTCGCTGAAACGGCATTTGGATGAGGCCGGGCTGGATCTGGCGACGCCGCGGATGAGTGTGCAGGTGATCACCGCGGGCGGCGGCGTGCAGAAGGAATAG
- a CDS encoding amidohydrolase encodes MPLTRIAQTCLLTLCGALATHAGADTRETSRSYIAEQAKALEPELLETRRDIHAHPELGNTEKRTAELVAKQLRAMGLEVKTGVARTGVVAVLKGALPGPTVALRADMDALPVKEVADLPFASKAKGTYLNKEVDVMHACGHDAHTAILLSTAKILTGLRETLPGTVVFYFQPAEEGPSDFIPDGTNTWGAKMMIAEGAMQSPKPDAVFGLHVWAGVPAGQIAYRPGPTLASSDDLRIKILGKQTHAGRPWDGIDPITVGAQTIVGLQTVVSRRTDISSYPSVVSIGTINGGTRYNIIPESLDMTGTIRSYDYGIRQKLHADVRQTVEKIAESGGAKAEVTIIEKYDPTINNPALTEKMLPTLRWAARDDVVQGPLVGGAEDFSFYAKEVPGLFVFLGVTPRDQDLSKAAPNHNPGFFVDESALVVGVRTMASLATDYLYANGKP; translated from the coding sequence ATGCCGCTGACTCGCATTGCCCAAACCTGCCTGCTGACCCTGTGCGGCGCGCTGGCCACCCACGCCGGCGCCGACACCCGGGAAACCAGCCGCAGCTACATCGCCGAGCAAGCCAAGGCGCTCGAACCCGAACTGCTGGAAACCCGCCGCGACATCCACGCGCATCCAGAGCTCGGTAACACCGAGAAACGCACTGCCGAACTGGTCGCCAAACAACTGCGCGCGATGGGCCTGGAGGTCAAAACCGGCGTCGCCCGCACCGGCGTGGTCGCCGTCCTCAAAGGCGCCCTGCCCGGCCCGACCGTGGCCCTGCGCGCCGACATGGATGCGCTGCCGGTCAAGGAAGTCGCGGACCTGCCATTCGCCTCGAAAGCCAAAGGCACCTACCTCAACAAAGAAGTCGACGTGATGCACGCATGCGGCCACGACGCGCACACCGCGATCCTGCTGAGCACGGCGAAAATTCTTACAGGCCTGCGCGAAACGCTGCCCGGCACGGTGGTGTTCTACTTCCAACCGGCCGAAGAAGGCCCAAGCGACTTCATCCCGGATGGCACGAATACCTGGGGCGCAAAAATGATGATCGCTGAAGGCGCGATGCAATCGCCGAAACCCGACGCGGTGTTCGGCTTGCACGTCTGGGCCGGCGTCCCCGCCGGGCAAATCGCCTACCGCCCCGGCCCGACCCTCGCCAGCTCTGACGACCTGCGCATCAAAATCCTCGGCAAACAAACCCACGCCGGGCGCCCTTGGGACGGCATCGACCCGATCACCGTCGGTGCCCAAACCATCGTCGGTCTGCAAACCGTGGTCAGCCGCCGCACCGACATCTCGTCCTACCCTTCGGTCGTCAGCATCGGCACCATCAACGGCGGCACACGCTACAACATCATTCCCGAATCACTCGACATGACCGGGACCATCCGCTCCTACGACTACGGCATCCGCCAGAAACTGCACGCCGACGTCCGCCAAACCGTGGAAAAAATCGCCGAAAGCGGCGGCGCGAAAGCCGAAGTGACCATCATCGAAAAATACGACCCGACGATTAACAACCCGGCGCTGACCGAAAAAATGCTGCCGACCCTGCGCTGGGCGGCGAGAGACGACGTGGTGCAAGGGCCGCTGGTGGGCGGCGCGGAGGATTTTTCGTTCTATGCGAAAGAAGTGCCGGGGTTGTTTGTGTTCTTGGGCGTGACGCCCAGGGATCAGGATTTGAGCAAAGCGGCGCCGAATCATAATCCGGGGTTCTTTGTGGATGAGTCGGCGCTGGTGGTTGGGGTGCGGACGATGGCTTCGTTGGCTACAGATTATTTGTATGCGAATGGGAAGCCTTGA
- a CDS encoding UTRA domain-containing protein has product MRDEAIKAVTAIGQVLQEQLGHGLLAAGSKLPAERKLSELFGTTRITVREALLQLEAQGQIYREERRGWFVSPPRLAYNLMQRSHFHAMVSAQGRVPSTEVISARLQPASAAVCEWLQLPALSSVIQVCRARRIDGRLVLYVEHYLNPQFFPGILDFDLNESITELYARHYDLHYGRVRFEIVPTALSVDAASALRVSVGSPGLRIVRVNYDQRGRLIDCDLEFWRHDAIHVGVDVV; this is encoded by the coding sequence ATGCGCGATGAGGCAATCAAAGCGGTGACAGCGATTGGCCAGGTGTTGCAGGAGCAACTGGGCCATGGGTTGTTGGCGGCCGGGAGCAAGTTGCCGGCCGAGCGCAAGCTCAGTGAGTTGTTCGGGACGACGCGCATTACCGTGCGCGAGGCGTTGTTGCAGTTGGAGGCGCAGGGGCAGATTTATCGGGAGGAGCGCCGTGGCTGGTTTGTTTCGCCGCCGCGTCTTGCTTATAACCTGATGCAGCGCAGTCATTTTCACGCGATGGTGAGTGCGCAGGGGCGGGTGCCGTCGACGGAGGTGATTTCAGCGCGGTTGCAGCCGGCTTCGGCGGCGGTGTGCGAGTGGTTGCAGTTGCCGGCGTTGTCGAGTGTGATTCAGGTGTGTCGGGCGCGGCGGATTGATGGGCGGTTGGTGTTGTACGTGGAGCATTATCTGAATCCGCAGTTTTTTCCGGGGATTCTGGATTTTGATTTGAATGAGTCGATTACCGAGTTGTATGCGCGGCATTACGATTTGCATTATGGCCGGGTGCGTTTTGAGATTGTGCCGACGGCGTTGTCAGTGGATGCGGCTTCTGCGTTGAGGGTGTCGGTGGGGAGTCCGGGGTTGAGGATTGTTCGGGTCAATTATGATCAGCGGGGGAGGCTGATCGACTGTGATTTGGAGTTTTGGCGCCATGATGCGATTCATGTCGGGGTTGATGTGGTCTGA
- a CDS encoding ABC transporter substrate-binding protein, whose protein sequence is MKQLFLASLLGSTIAMCTAAMAADDLKTLEAAAKAEGAVNSVGMPDDWANWKGTWEDLAKKYGLKHVDTDMSSAQEIAKFAAEKDNASADIGDVGAAFGPIAVKQGVVQPYKPTTWEQIPAWAKDTDGNWALAYTGTIAFIVNKKLLHGSESPTKWADLKTGKYKVSIGDVSTAAQAANGVLAAAYANGGDEKNLAPALLLFADIAKQGRLSMANPTIATMEKGEIEVGVVWDFNGLSYKAKMANPDDYTVLIPSDGSVISGYTTIINKYAKNPNAAKLTREYIFSDAGQINLARGNARPIRAEHLQLPAEVQAKLLPNEQYKGVTPIKDPDAWEKTSKALPQKWNEEVIVEMK, encoded by the coding sequence ATGAAACAGCTTTTCCTGGCATCACTGTTAGGCTCGACCATTGCCATGTGCACCGCCGCGATGGCGGCTGATGATTTGAAAACCCTGGAAGCCGCAGCGAAAGCGGAAGGTGCAGTCAACAGCGTCGGCATGCCCGATGACTGGGCGAACTGGAAAGGCACGTGGGAAGACCTGGCGAAAAAATACGGCCTCAAACACGTCGACACCGACATGAGCTCGGCGCAGGAAATCGCCAAGTTCGCCGCTGAGAAAGACAACGCCAGCGCCGACATCGGCGACGTCGGTGCGGCCTTCGGCCCGATCGCGGTCAAGCAAGGCGTGGTGCAACCGTATAAGCCAACCACCTGGGAACAAATTCCGGCCTGGGCCAAAGACACCGACGGCAACTGGGCGCTGGCCTACACCGGCACCATCGCATTCATCGTCAACAAGAAACTCCTGCACGGCTCCGAATCGCCAACCAAATGGGCTGACCTGAAAACCGGCAAATACAAGGTTTCCATCGGTGACGTGAGCACCGCCGCGCAAGCCGCCAACGGCGTTCTGGCGGCTGCTTACGCCAATGGCGGTGACGAGAAAAACCTGGCTCCGGCCCTGCTGCTGTTCGCCGACATCGCCAAGCAAGGGCGTCTGTCGATGGCCAACCCGACCATCGCCACCATGGAAAAAGGCGAAATCGAAGTCGGCGTGGTCTGGGACTTCAACGGCCTGAGCTACAAAGCCAAGATGGCTAACCCGGATGACTACACCGTGCTGATCCCGTCCGACGGTTCGGTGATTTCCGGTTACACCACCATCATCAACAAATACGCGAAGAACCCGAACGCCGCCAAGCTGACCCGCGAATACATCTTCAGCGACGCCGGCCAGATCAACCTGGCGCGCGGCAACGCTCGTCCGATCCGCGCCGAACACCTGCAACTGCCCGCCGAGGTCCAGGCCAAATTGCTGCCGAACGAGCAGTACAAAGGCGTGACCCCGATCAAAGACCCCGACGCATGGGAAAAAACCTCCAAAGCCCTGCCGCAGAAGTGGAACGAAGAAGTCATTGTTGAAATGAAGTGA
- a CDS encoding alkaline phosphatase family protein codes for MKHNVILVVLDGLNYEVARHAMGHLQAYVGAGRAALYKLECELPALSRPLYECILTGVTPIDSGIVHNNVSRLSNQRSIYHYARDAGLTTAAAAYHWVSELYNRSPFVAARDRHTDDAELPIQHGHFYWNDHYPDSHLFADAENLRLRHAPNFLLIHPMNIDDAGHKHGLDTPQYRNSARSADIILADYLQTWLDAGHQVLVTADHGMNNDRSHNGLLPEEREVPLFVLGDAFSLNPDAAPKQIEICGSVCELLGVPHDKPVCRELLK; via the coding sequence ATGAAGCACAACGTCATCCTTGTCGTGCTCGACGGCCTCAATTACGAGGTCGCACGCCACGCCATGGGGCACCTGCAGGCTTACGTTGGCGCAGGACGCGCAGCGCTGTACAAACTGGAGTGCGAACTGCCGGCCCTGTCCCGACCGCTTTACGAATGCATCCTGACCGGCGTTACGCCGATCGACAGCGGCATCGTCCACAACAACGTCTCGCGCCTGTCCAACCAGCGCAGCATCTATCACTACGCGCGCGACGCCGGCCTGACCACCGCCGCCGCGGCTTATCACTGGGTCAGCGAGCTGTACAACCGTTCGCCATTTGTCGCCGCCCGCGATCGTCACACCGACGACGCCGAGCTGCCGATCCAGCACGGGCACTTCTACTGGAACGACCACTACCCCGATTCGCACCTGTTCGCCGACGCGGAAAACCTGCGCCTGCGCCATGCACCGAATTTTCTGCTGATCCACCCAATGAACATCGACGACGCCGGGCACAAGCACGGCCTCGACACGCCGCAATACCGCAACAGCGCGCGCTCGGCCGACATCATTCTCGCCGATTACCTGCAAACCTGGCTCGACGCCGGCCACCAGGTATTGGTGACCGCTGACCACGGCATGAACAACGACCGCTCGCACAACGGCCTGCTGCCGGAAGAACGCGAAGTGCCGCTGTTTGTCCTCGGCGACGCCTTCAGCCTCAACCCCGACGCGGCGCCGAAACAAATCGAAATCTGCGGCAGCGTCTGCGAACTGCTCGGCGTGCCCCACGACAAACCTGTGTGCCGGGAGCTGCTCAAGTGA
- a CDS encoding ABC transporter permease, with product MTRGKWLAALCLVPFALFFIVFEIAPLVWVMINSLQSEEFGWGVANFSKIFSSKFYLQAIQYSLEISFWSSVFGIIIAVLGAYSLRRVDSKLRNFVNAFANMTSNFAGVPLAFAFIILLGFNGSFTIMLKQAGIIQDFNLYSKTGLIILYTYFQIPLGVLLLYPAFDALREDWRESAELLGANGWQFWRHIGLPVLTPALLGTFVILLANALGAYATVYALTTGNFNVLPIRIAAMVSGDISLDPNMASALAVVLVALMTLVTIVHQLLLKRSYHVSR from the coding sequence ATGACTCGCGGCAAATGGCTGGCGGCGCTGTGTCTGGTGCCCTTCGCCCTGTTCTTTATCGTGTTCGAAATCGCCCCGCTGGTCTGGGTGATGATCAACAGCCTGCAATCGGAAGAGTTCGGTTGGGGCGTGGCCAACTTCAGCAAAATCTTCAGCTCGAAGTTCTATTTGCAGGCGATCCAGTACAGCCTCGAAATCAGTTTCTGGTCGAGCGTATTCGGCATCATCATCGCCGTGCTTGGCGCGTATTCGTTGCGCCGGGTCGACTCCAAACTGCGCAACTTCGTCAACGCCTTCGCCAACATGACCAGCAACTTCGCCGGCGTGCCACTGGCCTTCGCGTTCATCATTCTGCTCGGCTTCAACGGCAGCTTCACCATCATGCTCAAGCAGGCCGGGATCATTCAGGACTTCAACCTGTACTCGAAAACCGGCCTGATCATTCTCTACACCTACTTCCAGATCCCGCTTGGCGTGTTGCTGCTGTACCCGGCGTTCGATGCCTTGCGCGAAGACTGGCGCGAGTCTGCCGAACTGCTCGGCGCCAACGGTTGGCAATTCTGGCGCCACATCGGTTTGCCGGTGCTGACCCCGGCGCTGCTCGGCACCTTCGTGATCCTGCTGGCCAACGCCCTCGGCGCCTACGCCACGGTTTACGCGCTGACCACCGGCAACTTCAACGTGCTGCCGATCCGCATCGCGGCGATGGTTTCCGGCGACATCTCCCTCGACCCGAACATGGCCAGCGCCCTCGCCGTGGTGCTGGTGGCGTTGATGACCCTGGTGACCATCGTCCATCAGTTGCTGTTGAAGAGGAGCTACCATGTCTCGCGCTGA
- a CDS encoding ABC transporter permease, with the protein MSRAELGPVGVYHRVVVYLLFAILLLPLLGTLIYSISSSWSATILPSGFTFKWYLQLWSDPRFLHAFGQSLLVCVGALILSVVLILPLLFVVHYHFPKLDALMNILILLPFAVPPVVSSVGLLQLYGSGPLAMVGTPWILIGCYFTVALPFMYRAITNNLQAINLRDLMDAAQLLGASTFQAAFLVVLPNLRKGLMVALLLSFSFLFGEFVFANILVGTRYETLQVYLNNMRNSSGHFTSALVISYFFFVLVLTWAANILNKDKSE; encoded by the coding sequence ATGTCTCGCGCTGAATTGGGCCCCGTCGGCGTCTACCACCGGGTCGTGGTGTATCTGCTGTTTGCGATCCTGTTATTGCCACTGCTCGGCACGCTGATCTATTCGATCTCCAGCAGTTGGTCGGCGACCATTCTGCCCAGCGGTTTCACCTTCAAATGGTATTTGCAGCTGTGGAGCGATCCGCGTTTCCTCCACGCTTTCGGCCAGTCGCTGCTGGTGTGCGTCGGCGCGCTGATCCTCTCAGTGGTGCTGATTCTGCCGCTGCTGTTTGTCGTGCATTACCACTTCCCGAAACTCGATGCGCTGATGAACATCCTGATCCTGCTGCCCTTCGCGGTGCCGCCGGTGGTGTCCTCGGTCGGCCTGCTGCAACTGTACGGTTCCGGGCCGTTGGCGATGGTCGGCACGCCGTGGATTCTGATCGGTTGCTACTTCACCGTCGCCCTGCCGTTCATGTACCGCGCGATCACCAACAACCTGCAAGCGATCAATCTGCGCGACCTGATGGACGCCGCGCAACTGCTCGGCGCCAGCACTTTTCAAGCGGCATTCCTGGTAGTGCTGCCGAACTTGCGCAAGGGTTTGATGGTGGCGTTGCTGCTGTCGTTCTCGTTCCTGTTCGGTGAGTTCGTGTTCGCCAACATCCTCGTCGGCACGCGTTACGAAACCTTGCAGGTGTACCTCAACAACATGCGCAACAGCAGCGGCCACTTCACCAGCGCGCTGGTGATTTCCTATTTCTTCTTTGTGCTGGTTCTGACCTGGGCGGCCAATATCTTGAACAAGGACAAAAGCGAATGA